One window of Gavia stellata isolate bGavSte3 chromosome Z, bGavSte3.hap2, whole genome shotgun sequence genomic DNA carries:
- the IL11RA gene encoding interleukin-11 receptor subunit alpha isoform X2 gives MRSPIPGLGRVMVFLVAALASASLAVPEGWGEEGVQYGQVGTDVTLSCVGARAGSPVQWRRVGAAVLPEGSAIRQGALVLPHASLATAGTYSCHGEDGGLLHAVSLRLGHLPGVPFVSCRASDYENFSCSWTSSVETFLPTRYITTYRKKLLTGEEKRRNKSRHVGPCLQDPSRPGTCTIHGSEFWSSYRLNITEVNPLGSSFRLLDVTMQAIIKPDPPEGLVVEPIPLAPRRLHVSWKYPSSWPKEPHFQLRFRLQYRPVIHRSWSVVETVNLSEVITDAFAGLEHVVQVSAKDFLDAGNWSEWSAEARATPVIDPATAVSEETTTDASLESLAEEPSQAPNPEPVNHSDPLEKTAILVSLGIFAFFVLAAVLVITILIWLRVRKHGKDETKPHNFLVAATHLKALPKAQIL, from the exons ATGCGCAGTCCCATCCCAGGCCTGGGCAGGGTGATGGTGTTCCTCGTGGCAGCCCTGGCATCAGCCTCCCTCGCCGTCCCcgagggctggggagaggaag GTGTGCAGTACGGACAGGTGGGGACAGACGTGACCCTGTCATGCGTCGGTGCCCGTGCAGG ctcaCCGGTGCAATGGAGACGGGTGGGTGCCGCAGTGCTGCCGGAGGGCTCAGCCATCCGTCAGGGAGCCTTGGTGCTGCCGCATGCCAGCTTGGCCACCGCAGGAACCTACAGCTGCCACGGCGAGGACGGTGGCCTCCTGCATGCCGTGTCCCTGCGGCTGGGGC ACCTGCCGGGGGTCCCCTTTGTGTCCTGCAGAGCATCTGACTATGAGAATTTCTCCTGCTCCTGGACCTCCAGTGTGGAGACCTTCCTCCCTACCAGATACATCACAACCTACAG GAAGAAATTGCTGACAGGCGAAGAGAAGCGGAG GAACAAGAGCCGGCATGTGGGGCCATGCCTTCAGGATCCGTCCCGCCCTGGCACCTGCACCATCCATGGGTCAGAGTTCTGGAGCTCCTACCGCCTGAACATCACCGAGGTGAACCCGCTGGGCTCTAGCTTCCGCCTCCTCGACGTCACCATGCAGGCCATCA TTAAGCCGGACCCTCCAGAGGGTTTGGTGGTGGAGCCCATCCCCCTGGCCCCGCGGCGGCTACACGTGAGCTGGAAGTACCCCTCCTCCTGGCCCAAGGAGCCCCACTTCCAGCTCAGATTTCGGCTCCAGTACCGGCCCGTCATCCACCGCTCCTGGTCTGTG GTGGAGACGGTGAACCTCTCCGAGGTGATCACGGACGCCTTTGCCGGGCTGGAGCACGTGGTCCAAGTCAGCGCCAAGGATTTCCTGGATGCGGGGAACTGGAGCGAGTGGAGTGCCGAGGCCCGGGCGACGCCGGTCATAG ACCCTGCCACCGCAGTGAGTGAAGAAACCACTACAGACGCCAGCCTGGAGAGCCTGGCCGAGGAGCCCTCCCAGGCTCCCAACCCTGAGCCCGTCA ACCACAGCGACCCCCTGGAGAAGACGGCCATCCTGGTGTCCCTTGGGATCTTTGCCTTCTTTGTACTGGCTGCTGTTCTCGTCATCACCATCCTCATCTG GCTCCGGGTGAGGAAACATGGCAAGGATGAGACCAAACCCCACAACTTCTTGGTTGCTGCCACCCACTTGAAGGCACTGCCGA AGGCTCAGATCCTGTAG
- the IL11RA gene encoding interleukin-11 receptor subunit alpha isoform X1 produces MRSPIPGLGRVMVFLVAALASASLAVPEGWGEEGVQYGQVGTDVTLSCVGARAGSPVQWRRVGAAVLPEGSAIRQGALVLPHASLATAGTYSCHGEDGGLLHAVSLRLGHLPGVPFVSCRASDYENFSCSWTSSVETFLPTRYITTYRKKLLTGEEKRRNKSRHVGPCLQDPSRPGTCTIHGSEFWSSYRLNITEVNPLGSSFRLLDVTMQAIIKPDPPEGLVVEPIPLAPRRLHVSWKYPSSWPKEPHFQLRFRLQYRPVIHRSWSVVETVNLSEVITDAFAGLEHVVQVSAKDFLDAGNWSEWSAEARATPVIDPATAVSEETTTDASLESLAEEPSQAPNPEPVNHSDPLEKTAILVSLGIFAFFVLAAVLVITILIWLRVRKHGKDETKPHNFLVAATHLKALPTEAQIL; encoded by the exons ATGCGCAGTCCCATCCCAGGCCTGGGCAGGGTGATGGTGTTCCTCGTGGCAGCCCTGGCATCAGCCTCCCTCGCCGTCCCcgagggctggggagaggaag GTGTGCAGTACGGACAGGTGGGGACAGACGTGACCCTGTCATGCGTCGGTGCCCGTGCAGG ctcaCCGGTGCAATGGAGACGGGTGGGTGCCGCAGTGCTGCCGGAGGGCTCAGCCATCCGTCAGGGAGCCTTGGTGCTGCCGCATGCCAGCTTGGCCACCGCAGGAACCTACAGCTGCCACGGCGAGGACGGTGGCCTCCTGCATGCCGTGTCCCTGCGGCTGGGGC ACCTGCCGGGGGTCCCCTTTGTGTCCTGCAGAGCATCTGACTATGAGAATTTCTCCTGCTCCTGGACCTCCAGTGTGGAGACCTTCCTCCCTACCAGATACATCACAACCTACAG GAAGAAATTGCTGACAGGCGAAGAGAAGCGGAG GAACAAGAGCCGGCATGTGGGGCCATGCCTTCAGGATCCGTCCCGCCCTGGCACCTGCACCATCCATGGGTCAGAGTTCTGGAGCTCCTACCGCCTGAACATCACCGAGGTGAACCCGCTGGGCTCTAGCTTCCGCCTCCTCGACGTCACCATGCAGGCCATCA TTAAGCCGGACCCTCCAGAGGGTTTGGTGGTGGAGCCCATCCCCCTGGCCCCGCGGCGGCTACACGTGAGCTGGAAGTACCCCTCCTCCTGGCCCAAGGAGCCCCACTTCCAGCTCAGATTTCGGCTCCAGTACCGGCCCGTCATCCACCGCTCCTGGTCTGTG GTGGAGACGGTGAACCTCTCCGAGGTGATCACGGACGCCTTTGCCGGGCTGGAGCACGTGGTCCAAGTCAGCGCCAAGGATTTCCTGGATGCGGGGAACTGGAGCGAGTGGAGTGCCGAGGCCCGGGCGACGCCGGTCATAG ACCCTGCCACCGCAGTGAGTGAAGAAACCACTACAGACGCCAGCCTGGAGAGCCTGGCCGAGGAGCCCTCCCAGGCTCCCAACCCTGAGCCCGTCA ACCACAGCGACCCCCTGGAGAAGACGGCCATCCTGGTGTCCCTTGGGATCTTTGCCTTCTTTGTACTGGCTGCTGTTCTCGTCATCACCATCCTCATCTG GCTCCGGGTGAGGAAACATGGCAAGGATGAGACCAAACCCCACAACTTCTTGGTTGCTGCCACCCACTTGAAGGCACTGCCGA CAGAGGCTCAGATCCTGTAG